The Anas acuta chromosome 9, bAnaAcu1.1, whole genome shotgun sequence sequence atttttccaaaaggTGGCTGTGAATTCAATCACAGTAACAAGGTTGTACATAAAAATTCATGCAAGGCAATCCTTGACGTGGCACATGGAATAGTCTTGGCCTTAGAACTAGTGCCCAAAGCTGTACTTCTTCCTGCCTTCAGGGCCTCCTGGGCAGACCGTGTCCCCACAGGGCCATTCTGCAGGCACAACCCTGATAATACAGGAGCACAGGAAAAACTACAGCAGAGAATGTGACCCAGACTCACCTGCTTCTTTTATGTGCTTATATACATCATCGCTGCCAGCAGAAGAGTAGGGGATGTCGTCATGTGCAACAAAGTCGATCTGAAAATTAGGAATAATATGAGAATCAACATTTTATCCCGAGCATCTGTCACGGAAGGTAACTTTTTGCTCAACACCTCCACTCAGAGGCATGGCCGAGAACTGCACGAGTTTCCCCTTGAAAAACCAACAAAGAGCAGTCACAAATTCTCACTGGCAATTGCAGATCAAACTTGTTAGCACACAACAAAAAGGAAGGGCTGGGACTAAGGACACAGCTGCTTTAAGCCCCGGAGAGAAACAGCTTGTTAACGGCCACAGGGGGAAACTAAGCACACTCCCCAGATGCTGTTTCACTTCCCAAAGCAGTTCAACAGATGTCAGAGGCTCTTTTTGTTCATCTTACCTACTGATAAAAGACTCACAATACAGCTCGCCTGGTCTCCTGCTGCGGGGAAGCTGATGTAGATTTAATCTGGCCCTGCTGAAAGCAGGAGGCTGGACCACACGACCTCCAGAAATCCCTTCCACCCAATGTTATGCTCTCCCTTTTTCATGTTTCACACCAATCTGTAACCAGCATCAGCTTCTCCTGGAACACAGAAAACCCTTTTGCCCTCTCGGGCTCCTTTACCTTGTCGCTATCTGCCAGCTCAGCACACACTTCTAATCTTCCAAGAAGCCCCACCTGGTTCCCATAACCCAGCTCATTCTATATTTAAGGATCTTCAACAGAAAGGGGTTGATCAGGCAGAGGTCACCCCCACGGATGAATTCTTGCCGTAAATAgccagcacagacagcagctcatCAAAATTCAAAGCAGATCAGATGCCACGTATTACCCTGTGCTCTGCCAGGAATTCAGGGGTGAGCGTCCATGGTGCATTTCTCACCACTTCGTCCACGTAGCGACAGTGCTGCACAGCATCGTACCGCTCGTTTTCATTCATCACCGTGAAGCCCTTGAAGTTATGGGTCAGCTCATCACTGCAGACTGAAGAAACAGGCGGAGAGAAGAGCGAGATGATGGACTTACCCTAATACTTACAGCAAAAGGACTCTGCATACACCCCTGCCAAGCCAGACAGTTCCAGCTGCTGACTCCAAACCTAACTCTTCAAGCCAAAAAGCACTTGAACCAGGGAGTGGTGACAGGGCACTAAACTCTCGAGCCATTCTAGGCAGGCTGAGCAAGGGGAATTGTACATTTGCTTGGGGGATTTCTGCACGAGCTGGGGACCCACACCCTAAGCCCTCAAGGTCCCTAAAGGTTACAGCGCTCTCCAAGAAAATCAGCCAATGCAGAAGACAACTCTCCTGTATGAAATAGCACCTGGCAGAAACCTGCTTATGACCTTCTGAATGTCTTAACTCTGGAAACTGGAGCccatatgaaaaacaaaaacaaacaaacaaaaaacaccaaaaaacccACCTCCCAAACTTCTAATTTCATAAATAACATACCATAGTCTACCTCTCGGAAAACTAAGATGAAGAGTGAGTTCACAGCAAATTAAGTTCATTTAATTATGCTCtatgaaaaagtaaatgaacCACTCTTCACAATCTGCACATAATACACTGAGGAGGAAGCAGTTTCACTTGGTTATCAGACCCAAAAGTAAACAAGGTATTACCAATCTCAGGGTATTGGATGTATTTATGTTCCAAACAAACGGATGATAAAGAGTGGGTGAGATTGCTCCCAGCGTGGAGTTAACGTTCACTTGGGCTGTGGCCTCACCTCCCTCAGTTCCTGGTGCAAGGGGAGCAGCTCACTGCCCTCTACAGCTCACCAGTCTCCCAGATGCAGAGACCAAGATTACACATCTTGCTACACCAGCACGTTAGTAGCGTTACCTGAAGGTTATTTTCCTGCCTGATGTACATTTCTGTACATGGCTTGTCTTTCTGCCTGCAGAAACTTTCTGAGTTTAGAGCGTTTTGAAAGTCTGATTAACTCTATCAgcttcctctctccccttccagacacaaaaaatacagaagtaccACTGTGAAACTGCTCTCAGCagtgaaacaaaatgcaaagacaTTATTAATGGTTTGTCACAGAATCAGTTTCACTTTGCTGCAGCAAGTTAATGACAGCTGAGAAAACTAGTGAGGGGTATTCCCAGCTCCTGACACCTCAGCATTATTACGCAGCCTGATTAGAGGTCAGCTCCTGATAGACAGCATCCACAGCCTGACGTGTCTCCAGTGTCCCATATCAGAAACATGGGTGAAGGTACAGGCACAGAGGCACTGCGTGGACAGAGGCCAGCGTGTTGCAGCAGCCAGAGGAAAGggtttcttctttcctgtgaTATTTTTGAAGGAGACCTGGCTGAAACACCTCTGCTGGATCCCCTCAGGCAGTGAGCAGGGTATTCCTGGTTTCATCTCAAGGACTTTGAAACTCATGAACAAAACATGAACTTTTTATTGGAGAAACGGGGGCCTTACTGACTTCCACGTGGCCACTCGTGCGCCCAAGGAACCACTGTTACCTCCGTGCTCCTGGCTTGGGGTTAGCCAGAAGCAGTTcccagcagagagctggagcaggagggtgCCTTGCAGGGCAATGCAAGTGACACAAAGCTTAACCAGCCGTGGAGGAACTGTTAACTGAGAGGCAgatgctcagctgctgccagtATATTTTCATACTCAGTGGTATCTGTCAGAAACAGAGGGGCCAAATTTGAACAGGCTGACGAGGAATCTTTTCCCTGTGTTCTTTTGGTACAggatttctttctgcagatgTCTTTATGGCACGAAGGCCATAAAGACAAGAACCCTGTTATGCCAATCTGTATGCACAACAGCAGAGGTTAACCGTGTTCTCCTGACAGCCAAAGTCAACAAGGTCACTCCTTACCTCCCACAATGAGGTATGTGTTTGGGAAGAGGTTTTTTGCTTGCATCAAGGCCCGGGCGTGTCCAGAGTGAAACAAGTCAAATATTCCATCGGCGTAAACTCTGACAGGGCGATCCACTGTGccagagagacagacagacagacatttgTGACGATGCCTTCCTGGAGAAGTAGCTGCTGCTCATGCATGCATATGGGGACCTTCTGAAACTCAGGGGGAAGTTGCAGGAAACTGGCAGAATACAGAGCCATAGCCAGGAAACGTTTGTGAAAAGAAATGGCTGGCTCTTTTCCTTCGCACATGGaaacaaacacagcagagaACAGAGCTGAAATTGAACCATATTCAAAACCAGACTCAAAACCTACCACATGTCTACCATGAAGGGACACTGTGGGGAAAGCAAACTCTGAATATCTCCCTCCTACAGAAATCTAAATGTAGCATTCATTTTTGCAAAGCAAGGAGATACCAGAGGGGAATTGGCCAAAACATTTCACAGGTGCCCAATTTGCCCTGCCGTCCAGGATGGCATCCAAGACCTTCTCAAAATCCTCCTCTCTGCAGCCCACTGCCACAGCTATCACATCTGGTTGAGGGACCAGTCTGTTCTGATTCCCCACCAGCATCACTGGTTCCCTACCACCTAACGAAGTGTGTGTCTGTATCTGAAAACCCAGCTGGGCTACTCAGAGAAATGCAAACACAATCCTGCTGAACTGCTGGCATGCACTGAAATCACAGATTAATAAGGAAGAACAAAGGCCATCAGCCCATCTCTGCCGGGGTAAATCGTAGCTCTTCCCTGAGCTCAGCACAAAGATAAGCTGAGATAGAGGAGCCCTGCCACGTAGCAGCAGGAGACTTCCTGACTTCTGGTCCCCTGGGACCACACGGGGCTCGGGCTCTCTTGTTGCTGGTGACAGAAAGCCACACAGACAGGCTCAGAGGCACCCCAAAGCTGCAGCGAGGAAGGGGCAGAGAGAAGACCCATCAGGGTCTGTGCGAGCTTTCTGTATGCCAGAAGAGGGCTGGGCCTGGCACGCCTTTGTCACAGCGCAATTACGTTCTGGGAATTGGCTGGGACATCTCTATCTTTCCCTCTGtacctgcagcagccacagttGCTGAGCACAGGcataaacaacaacaaggaAGCACGCAGGGTATTTTAGTCTTAGCAGGCAGGAGAGCCACCGATGTTGAAATCAGAGACCTTTGTGCAGGTTCTGGAGACTTTCGGCTGGGAGAATAACGCGGGCTGTGAAAAGCACTGAATTTCCAGAAACTCCTGCAGGAAATCACTGCCAGATCTCATTCTAAGCTGGCTTTTCTCTCCACATCGGCAGCAGTCAGGTAATCAGAAGTGCAGCATTTTTATTGTCTCAGGGTCTCCAGAATGGAGAGGCCACGCAAGGCAGTACGGCCTGCACACAGCTCGGCCTTCAGGAGGAGCCAgtcctgcccctgcctccccgTTGGACTTGCAAAGAGCACAGTTTCTCcctttgttttataaaataaaagggcATGTTTCTGCTGTGGGGATAGCCTACTTTGCTTAATGACACTGACTTTAATTCAAATCCAGGGTAGAATGGGATACTCTGGACAAAGACATATGTTGGTTTTACTTGGCATTTCAAATTCCGAAAGAGCTGACTTTTAAAGTGCCTAACTCTAAGCTGCTTCAGAGGAagtacaacagaaaaatgttcagCTCTGATAGCACTCTTTAGCTGTCAGTGGCCCAGGAAGAgctaaaatatgaatatttatttacctCAGAGAGTCTTACTGACAAAGGTACAACACCTCACACACAGAGCCTCCCATTTCAGTTGGGCTGGCAGACCTAATTTCCCACAGGGAGAGCAATCTAACCACTAAAGCACGAATAAAGTCACGGGCTGCACACCTGGTTTTACACAGAAGGTTGGATCAGAGTCAGATATCAAGAATCAAACCTCTTCCCCAAACCCAACGTTTCTACAAACCCCGTCCGGCCTGGTTCTTACTTACACGGGGTCCCTCTCATGGCTTCTTCATAGGTCACTCTGATGTATGGCTTGCTGTAGTCGATCTCCACTTCATCTGAAAACGGAGCTGGTTCCCTCAGTCCCTAAAAAGCCAGAGGTGGTCAGCTGTGAGGACGCAAAGGCCAGCACGCTGTGTAGCAGCAGCGAGGCACCTGCAGTGCTCTTGTCGTGGAGTGACTCGCTGTGTCTGCATGATTCAGGCACGTGTGCTGAAAGACTAATTAGCGTTAAAACCTCAAAACAGCCCCGCAGGGCGATTAGCCTGAATTTGACAGGGGGAGCTTCAGCAAACCTCATTGTCACGGCTGTGACTTTGCCCACCCAGGCAAGACAATCGCTTTGCTGGACTTGTGTGCCTGTGCCGTGACGTGCAAATTCTGACAGCTCCTCGGTTTGAATACACAGATGAGCAAAAGAGCAataccagcagcagcacaaatccCCAAGGAACACGTGCATCACCTCCCTTTTCTGAGACGTGCAACAAGAGACTGACCTCGATCTGCGGCAGAACGTATCCTAgtgctgcaggaaaacctcTCTAATCTACTAACCTGATCACGGCAGTTACATTTCATCAGCAGCTGAAGTTCCCGTATCCTTTCAGGCCTCCTCTGAGCGGGAACAAAACATCTGACCTTGCCATAATGGAACAAACAGCTCAGCTTCCTTCTCGCAGGAAGGTGCGAGGCAGCAATGCCTTCTCTTTCCTGAGCCAGAAGGCTAGAAACGAGCCTGCAGATCGTTACAATAATACCTTCAAGCTGCAGAAAGCTAATCAGCAGTTTCCTCTCTGGCTTCCTGTCCCATTGCAGCGTCCTGCCACAGtacccagcactgctgcaaacAGAAGGACCACTGCCAGTACTGCTAATGTCATCCCTGATTACAGTGCTCCAAGTGAggtgcagaggaaaagcaacCCACTGACCACTACACTGAAGCAAACTGATGCTCCTTTAACAGGAGCATTTTTTTAAGCCTCTGGTACCCGTGTTTCACACATCACCTCCTCTAGTGGATCCTTATGGTTAGGTAAGGcctgtctctctctcctttcctcacaGCCATTATATTTGGGACTTGTGAATAAAACCAGACTCTTTGCAGCTTGGTTGCCATGTATGTGATGCAAAGCTGGGAATAACAGCATAAAAAATTACCGAAATTATCAGATAATCACAGAGAAATGCTCTCAAAAGCTCCTGCCCATCTCACCCTTCCTCTGCAGCACCTACAGAGGTCGGGACACAACCAGATGTGCACAATACCACAGGCTGGGTATTACCTGTTTCACGTTGTTCATATAGAGCAAAACGTTATCCAAGAGGAAAGCCGTGACACATCACCAAATTTTACCAAGGACTCTGACCCCAACGTGATGTGGCAGGGACTGTAGTTGCTTCTCAGAGATAAGGAAGGAGCAACCAGCAAACACGTGGTGCACAGGAGTGCTCGAGGAAAaggagcagagaggagctgtAGAAAGCCCATCACCACAACATCACGGCCAGGACAAGGCAAAATCAGCTCTTCACAGTGATGTTAGCTGAGACAGATGGACAGATTTTGTACTTGTTTGGTGCATTTCTCCCTCCTGCTGGGTCACTGAGAAAAGCCACCTGTGTGAAGAGCAAGCTGCCTTTTGTAGCACGTGGGTACCTACACGCATGCCTCTTTGGGTGCAGATTAAATGATACAAAGTCTGGACAGACCACAAAAGCAGCTTAGCAACGCTCGCCTCCGATCTAATTTAAGCCCATGTTGTAAGCATGTTATTAGTATGGGCAAAGGAAGATTTCAGACTGGCTCTACAAGAAGGATAGCTACTGTCATTTGTCTTTCCTCCCCCTTGTTTTCCGTCTCCACAGAAACCCCATAACATTTATCTTCCTGCTGCTAAGACTTCAGTGCCTCATCTCCAGGCACCTACAGCCCCTATCTCTGCTTACTTACGACTGAGCGCCGGGACATTTTTGGAGGGACTCCATCCAGCTCCGTCGCCCCGTTGGGGCCGGATCcgtcttttcttctcttgcgGGGATTCAGCCGGGAGGAGGTCGGCGGCTCCATCTCGCCAAGCGCGTCCAGTAGGAACTGGGAcaaaatgaaggagaagaaaaaaataaataaataataataaaaaaagggaCGGGAGGGAGAGAGATTTCTCAGCTCttccaaagcaaagaaaaaaaaaaaatcagtcaacAGCAGGCACAGCGCACAGAAGGTCAGTGCAAAGACACAGCCACCTAACAAGGGGCTTAGCCAGTCGTATTTGGCATCAGCTGCCAAGGCTTGACAAACAGTGCCTGGTGGGAATACGGAATCACGGAGTGCAGCCCGGGGCTCTGCTGCAGAGAGAGGAGCGTGCAGCAGTCAGCTGGCTGGAGAGAAACTCACCCAGGAGTTGCAGTGCAAGTTATAAATCATCTAGAACAAGGCTAATTCTGCTGGTTTAGCATCTGAAAGGCGAGCTAAGGATTAAGGCATGCCCAGTCCACATCCAGCCCTCCCCCTGCTCTCATTTGGGTGACACCAAAGCAAACCCTTCTGCCCCtcagtgctgcagcccccctttGAGACCCCGGGGCCCTGCGCAATGCCGAGGCGAGGATGAAGCTGGTTTAAGCAGAAGGacaaggggaggggaaggagcaaagGGGTGCAACCCATGGTGATAACTTCACTAAGGAGACGgcttgctgtttgctttgctgtttgcgTAAGCCCAAGCCGGGGCTCAGCGGGGACAGCTCACCTTGGGAGGGTTGCCACCGTCCTCCCCGCTCGTCCCCTGTCCCCACTGCAGCCGTGACTCAGCTGGCGGcgaggcagctgctgccaccacgTTTGGGCACGCACTTCTGGCACTTCGTGTACCAGGCTGTGATTCTGAACAGGCAGAGGGACGAGCAGCTCGGGACACAAATCGTGACAGCTCTCTGGTCGTGAGCTACCCTGGGTTACCATTCGCTGCTACCTTCCCAAAGGGCCCCGCAGCGCTAGGAAGTACTCCAAGCAGCTGAAGCAAAGCTAGGGATTTATGAAATGCGTGGCAGCCAACACTCCTCTTTCGGCTGCTGAGATAGAGAGAGGTGCTGCATTTGCAGAGGCTTTTAGGAAAGAGCAGCAGCCAAGGCTTGTCCCTCCTGCTCACCTGAACCGCGCAGCTCCCAGCGCAGCGTTTTGGAGCCGCGAGCAGCGCGAGCCCTCCCTCCACCCAGGAATGATGATTACGTGCATGCCTCTACACCCTTCTAATAAGAGCCAGGTGGAATGTAAAGCTGCTCCCCACCCTTTGCAGAGGATGAGCTGGAACACGTTAGGCGGGGCAGT is a genomic window containing:
- the PCYT1A gene encoding choline-phosphate cytidylyltransferase A isoform X1, whose protein sequence is MEPPTSSRLNPRKRRKDGSGPNGATELDGVPPKMSRRSVGLREPAPFSDEVEIDYSKPYIRVTYEEAMRGTPLDRPVRVYADGIFDLFHSGHARALMQAKNLFPNTYLIVGVCSDELTHNFKGFTVMNENERYDAVQHCRYVDEVVRNAPWTLTPEFLAEHRIDFVAHDDIPYSSAGSDDVYKHIKEAGMFAPTQRTEGISTSDIITRIVRDYDVYARRNLQRGYTAKELNVSFINEKKYHLQERVDKVKKRVKDVEEKSKEFVQKVEEKSIDLIQKWEEKSREFIGNFLEMFGPEGALKHMLKEGKGRMLQAISPKQSPSSSPTHDRSPSPSFRWPFSTKTPPASPGNRSRNESAVTYDISEDEED